One Lutzomyia longipalpis isolate SR_M1_2022 chromosome 4, ASM2433408v1 DNA segment encodes these proteins:
- the LOC129796146 gene encoding uncharacterized protein LOC129796146 encodes MFRKHGRNGCRSNRDSGVASISSIQSVHDSCRMFYKIYDLIVCEEKYVRMLEILTCDYKKQFILAMDPYHYFPIDLTSFRALCGQERKIFFFFEQLLQLHRTFCDLLHECDDAVDIGRIFYDWIVEGKLDIYMKHWLLNPLRRLDVQQEFDAFMEQCRDEIEITGVQAYLAPDIHLMYYKKILSSLCEICASTEDLESLQTVERSLGVLNTFLDSCKLSSNAMDMENLAADVVANGKCLYRGEFAAREYAEGLKEKVIIYLFERGLIVATPKKCPKSHAVNDFFHSYCDLRHIEVAPMEASIRLKDMTSGKTYYRLKKKQSTFWKNKDTSSMAEIIQTISMLKGQENTETYGKEWGDSQPPVEAINYNLVHRMQIQSFSLRLYGYSPQSTPSYSEKNPTYVEVHNVAVIEKFMLQHPVRMKELSQRMREKMEQFVRIQAIDRERYGDWQQPGGCVENDCDSGSDSSFEI; translated from the exons atgtttcgcAAACATGGGAGAAATGGTTGTCGTTCAAATCGGGATAGTGGTGTGGCATCAATCTCCAGTATTCAGAGTGTCCATGATTCCTG ccGGATGTTCTATAAAATTTACGATCTCATCGTATGTGAGGAGAAGTACGTGAGAATGCTGGAGATCCTCACGTGTGACtacaaaaagcaatttatcCTTGCTATGGATCCCTATCACTACTTTCCCATTGACCTTACGTCCTTTCGTGCTCTCTGTGGGCAAGAgaggaagattttcttcttcttcgagCAACTCCTACAGCTACATCGGACCTTCTGTGATCTCCTCCATGAATGCGATGATGCCGTGGATATTGGGAGGATTTTCTACGATTGGATTGTCGAAGGGAAACTCGATATTTACATGAAGCACTGGCTTCTAAATCCCCTCAGACGATTGGACGTTCAGCaagaatttgatgcatttatg GAACAATGTCGGGATGAAATAGAAATTACAGGAGTGCAAGCTTATTTAGCGCCGGATATTCACTTGATGTACTACAAAAAGATTCTTTCATCTCTTTGTGAGATTTGTGCCTCAACCGAAGACTTGGAGAGTCTTCAGACGGTTGAGCGCTCATTGGGTGTACTTAATACCTTCCTCGATAGCTGCAAACTTTCCTCGAATGCAATGGATATGGAGAATTTGGCTGCAGATGTTGTTGCAAATGGAAAATGCCTCTATCGTGGGGAATTCGCAGCACGTGAATATGCAGAGGGGCTCAAGGAGAAGGTGATCATCTACCTTTTTGAGCGTGGTCTCATTGTGGCAACACCGAAGAAATGCCCCAAAAGTCACGCGgtcaatgattttttccacTCATACTGTGATCTTCGGCACATTGAAGTGGCCCCGATGGAAGCATCCATTCGGCTGAAGGACATGACATCGGGGAAGACGTACTACAGGTTAAAGAAGAAGCAGAGTACGTTTTGGAAGAACAAAGATACCAGCAGTATGGCGGAAATTATTCAAACTATCTCCATGCTGAAGGGGCAAGAAAACACAGAGACCTATGGGAAAGAATGGGGAGATTCTCAGCCTCCAGTGGAGGCTATTAACTACAATCTTGTCCACCGGATGCAAATTCAATCGTTCTCCTTGCGTCTCTACGGATACTCACCTCAATCAA CACCGTCGTACAGTGAGAAAAATCCAACGTATGTGGAAGTCCACAATGTTGCTgtaattgagaaattcatgTTACAGCATCCCGTTCGAATGAAAGAACTTTCACAAAGGATGCGGGAGAAAATGGAGCAATTTGTGCGAATTCAAGCCATTGATAGGGAACGTTATGGGGATTGGCAACAGCCCGGTGGCTGTGTGGAAAATGACTGTGATTCTGGATCCGATTCTAGTTTCGAGAtctaa
- the LOC129796126 gene encoding protein 5NUC-like, with amino-acid sequence MKSFVIILIFLSAICINLLFAQNAFNLTILHNNDIHGRFAEFDDGGFGCYKERCFGGVPRMLNVIREMRNDSKRNVLFLNAGDSFTGTPLFSHYKENITADMMNLLQPDAMTLGNHEFDFGTPPLSSFLNQANFPIVVTNLDVADLPLDSGMRRVKSSIIFEISGHKIGLVGYVTPTTASQTHSEVIFLDEVSAVSQEVRKLRAAGIGIIIALGHSGFEKDLEVARKCPGITLIVGGHSHTLLHNGHLSGESILSGYPHAVRSDSDGNVTLIVQAGRYGKFLGQLELSFNAAEQLTAWSGNTILLDGQQDDDALALVEAFAHPLREVEEAVVGRTIVHLDGHYKSCRFGECNMGNLITDAILDAYIASQHFSHSNNSWSDVVGVLLQSGSIRNSVEAGPVKVFNVKTILPYENTFVVVNVSGSTVRDALEYSVNGYNRIRGYGKFLQVSGLRIVYDLSHNSGDRVTLVEILCSTCKVPHYEPLMPHKWYQIIIPEFLRKGGDGFTQFQVFIS; translated from the exons atgaaaagctttgtaattattttaatatttctcagtgcaatttgtattaatttgctCTTTGCGCAAAATGCTTTCAATCTCACAATTTTGCACAATAACGACATCCACGGGCGTTTTGCTGAGTTTGACGATGGTGGCTTTGGGTGCTACAAGGAAAGGTGCTTCGGTGGTGTCCCAAGGATGCTCAATGT CATTCGGGAGATGAGAAATGATTCAAAGAGAAACGTTTTGTTCCTCAATGCGGGAGATTCCTTCACAGGAACACCTCTTTTCTCACACTACAAAGAGAACATCACTGCGGATATGATGAATCTCCTCCAACCTGATGCAATG actCTGGGCAATCATGAATTCGACTTTGGGACTCCACCCCTCTCATCCTTTCTCAATCAAGCCAATTTCCCAATTGTCGTGACGAATTTGGACGTTGCTGACCTCCCATTGGATTCAGGGATGCGTCGTGTGAAatcttcaattatttttgagatttcCGGTCACAAAATAGGTCTTGTGGGCTACGTGACACCCACAACGGCATCCCAAACTCACAGTGAGGTAATCTTCCTGGATGAAGTGTCCGCCGTGTCACAGGAAGTACGAAAACTCCGTGCAGCAGGCATTGGAATAATCATCGCTCTGGGACATTCGGGTTTTGAGAAGGATCTCGAAGTTGCACGAAAATGTCCCGGAATCACCCTAATTGTGGGTGGTCATTCACACACACTCCTGCACAATGGGCACCTCAGTGGGGAGAGTATCCTCAGTGGCTACCCACATGCCGTGCGAAGCGACAGTGATGGCAATGTGACGCTTATTGTTCAAGCAGGGCGCTACGGGAAGTTTCTGGGGCAACTAGAATTGAGCTTCAATGCCGCCGAACAACTAACCGCATGGTCCGGGAACACTATCCTCCTCGATGGCCAACAGGATGATGATGCTCTTGCACTTGTGGAGGCATTTGCACATCCCCTGCGAGAGGTGGAAGAGGCAGTTGTGGGTAGAACTATCGTCCACCTCGATGGGCACTACAAATCATGCCGATTCGGGGAATGCAACATGGGAAATCTCATTACTGATGCCATCCTGGATGCTTACATTGCATCACAACACTTTAGCCACAGCAATAATTCGTGGTCAGACGTTGTGGGTGTTCTCCTGCAAAGTGGCAGCATCAGGAATTCCGTTGAAGCTGGACCAGTGAAGGTCTTCAATGTTAAAACAATTCTTCCCTACGAGAACACTTTTGTCGTTGTCAATGTGTCCGGAAGCACCGTTAGGGATGCCCTAGAATATTCCGTGAATGGCTACAATAGAATCCGGGGATATGGGAAGTTCCTCCAGGTGTCTGGTCTTCGGATTGTTTACGATTTAtcccacaattccggcgataGAGTCACTTTAGTTGAAATTCTCTGTTCCACATGCAAAGTGCCCCATTATGAGCCTCTCATGCCACACAAATGGTACCAAATTATCATTCCGGAATTCCTCAGGAAGGGCGGAGATGGCTTCACTCAATTCCAGGTTTTTATctcttga